From Bacillus pumilus, one genomic window encodes:
- a CDS encoding pectinesterase family protein produces MKYGKVWLVVVLSLLLFNSASLQAAEHQNQTNRVLVVDQKGNGSFRTVQSAIDAIPANNQQRVTIYIKNGVYKEKILLPQNKPHVSFIGENQHKTILTYDDTNASTGSTTNSSSTMIRSNDFYAENITFQNTAGRHAGQAVALYVSGDRAAFKQIRVLGYQDTLYATGSGRQYYENCYIEGTVDFIFGSATAVFKRAEIKSLGNGYITAASTTEAQRYGYVFIDSTLKKGTAAAQSVYLGRPWRPHSAVTFLYTKMDEHIKAEGWHNWDNRDNERTARYKEYGSTGTGSNVANRVKWSNILTENEASQITVQAVLGGADGWNPEKR; encoded by the coding sequence ATGAAGTATGGAAAGGTATGGCTTGTGGTCGTCTTGTCTTTATTACTATTTAACTCAGCTTCACTTCAAGCAGCCGAACATCAGAATCAAACAAACCGCGTCCTTGTGGTCGATCAAAAGGGAAATGGCTCGTTTCGAACCGTTCAGTCTGCCATTGATGCGATTCCAGCGAACAATCAACAGCGCGTAACGATCTATATTAAAAATGGTGTATATAAAGAAAAGATCCTGCTTCCTCAAAATAAACCACACGTGTCCTTTATCGGCGAAAACCAGCACAAGACGATTCTGACGTATGATGATACAAATGCAAGTACTGGCAGCACAACAAATAGCTCCAGCACTATGATTCGTTCGAACGACTTTTACGCAGAAAATATCACCTTTCAAAATACTGCTGGCAGACATGCTGGTCAGGCGGTTGCGCTGTATGTGTCTGGCGACCGGGCTGCGTTCAAACAAATAAGAGTCTTAGGGTATCAAGATACACTTTATGCAACAGGCTCAGGCCGGCAATATTATGAAAACTGCTATATCGAGGGCACGGTCGATTTTATTTTTGGATCAGCCACAGCTGTGTTTAAAAGAGCTGAAATAAAAAGTCTTGGAAATGGGTATATTACTGCAGCATCCACAACAGAAGCACAAAGGTATGGTTATGTATTCATCGATTCTACGTTGAAAAAGGGGACGGCAGCTGCTCAATCGGTTTATTTAGGACGTCCGTGGAGGCCTCATTCCGCTGTGACATTCCTCTATACAAAAATGGATGAACATATTAAGGCAGAGGGATGGCATAACTGGGATAACCGTGATAACGAAAGAACAGCAAGATATAAAGAATATGGATCGACTGGGACCGGAAGCAATGTAGCAAATCGCGTAAAATGGTCCAATATTTTAACGGAAAACGAAGCAAGTCAAATCACGGTGCAAGCTGTTCTTGGCGGAGCCGATGGCTGGAATCCAGAAAAAAGGTAA
- a CDS encoding MATE family efflux transporter, with amino-acid sequence MTLDNNQSLVKTMSIFLVPLLLSNILQSIGQLVSIVLVGRWIGEDAVAAISAFFPLFFLLVSFSIGIGSGSSILIGQAYGAKNEKRLKEIIGTTLSFTFLIGLSLAIIGGLFATDILNLMGTPANIVEESAAYARILFISMPILFLYFVYTTFLRGTGDSKTPFYFLMISTATNILMLPILLFGWLGLPAFGLYGAAYASVISTIVTFIILHIYLYKTKHPLRIDASVRKHLLMKGDLLKTLLKLSIPSSINMILISLSEIAVISFVNDYGSQATAAYGVVNQVVSYVQMPAVSLGIAVSIFAAQFIGAGNINRLKDVIKIGLGLNFAIGGFIIIIVYLFAPQILSIFLTDSKTIDIAYSLVVITLWSYLIFGTAQIVAATMRASGTVLWPTIFSICSIWLVEVPVAYVLSHYTSLGIKGIWIGYPAAFFVNLLLQYGYYQLVWKKKQIVALVQS; translated from the coding sequence ATGACGTTAGATAACAATCAATCTTTAGTAAAAACCATGTCCATTTTTCTCGTCCCGCTTTTGCTTAGCAATATTTTGCAATCAATCGGACAGCTTGTATCCATCGTTCTTGTCGGTAGATGGATTGGAGAGGATGCAGTAGCTGCTATTTCTGCATTCTTTCCGCTTTTCTTTTTACTCGTTTCTTTTTCCATTGGAATTGGATCGGGAAGTTCCATCCTTATTGGACAAGCGTATGGAGCGAAAAATGAAAAAAGATTAAAAGAAATTATTGGCACAACGCTTTCATTCACCTTTTTAATCGGACTTTCTTTAGCGATCATTGGAGGTTTATTTGCAACAGACATCCTAAATCTCATGGGAACACCTGCAAATATTGTGGAGGAAAGTGCGGCATATGCCAGAATTCTATTCATCTCAATGCCGATCTTATTTCTTTATTTTGTTTACACGACCTTCCTGCGAGGAACTGGGGATTCAAAAACGCCTTTTTATTTCTTAATGATTAGTACGGCAACGAATATTTTAATGCTGCCCATTTTATTATTTGGCTGGCTGGGACTGCCGGCATTTGGTTTATACGGCGCTGCATATGCTTCTGTGATTTCAACCATTGTGACGTTTATTATTCTACATATCTACTTATATAAGACAAAGCACCCGCTTCGCATTGATGCATCAGTGAGAAAGCATTTATTGATGAAAGGGGATCTACTAAAAACATTATTAAAGCTCAGCATTCCATCGAGCATTAATATGATCCTTATTTCTTTATCAGAAATTGCTGTTATTTCTTTTGTCAACGATTATGGATCACAGGCCACAGCTGCCTATGGTGTTGTCAATCAAGTCGTGAGCTATGTGCAGATGCCGGCAGTGAGTCTTGGCATTGCAGTCTCTATCTTTGCAGCACAATTCATCGGTGCAGGGAATATCAACCGCTTGAAAGATGTGATAAAAATCGGGTTAGGGCTCAATTTTGCCATAGGCGGATTCATTATTATCATCGTTTATCTCTTTGCACCACAGATTTTATCTATCTTTTTAACAGATTCTAAGACGATTGACATTGCCTATAGCTTGGTCGTCATTACATTATGGAGCTATCTTATTTTTGGAACGGCCCAAATTGTTGCAGCCACGATGAGAGCAAGTGGAACAGTTTTATGGCCAACAATCTTTAGTATTTGCTCCATTTGGCTTGTAGAAGTACCAGTCGCTTATGTGCTATCGCACTACACATCCCTTGGCATCAAGGGCATATGGATTGGATATCCTGCGGCTTTCTTTGTGAACTTACTCCTTCAATACGGCTACTATCAGCTCGTATGGAAGAAAAAACAAATTGTAGCGCTTGTTCAGTCATAA
- the nirD gene encoding nitrite reductase small subunit NirD, producing the protein MTVSVVKVHIGTLSDFPLQLGKTVAAGTLELAVFQTSNKQFKAIENRCPHKGGVLAEGMVSGDHVFCPMHDWKIDLSSGNVQAPDHGCVKTYETLVEGDDVFILLPS; encoded by the coding sequence ATGACAGTTTCAGTTGTAAAAGTTCACATTGGCACCCTATCAGATTTTCCGCTGCAGCTAGGAAAAACAGTCGCAGCCGGTACTCTTGAATTAGCTGTTTTTCAAACCTCTAATAAGCAGTTCAAAGCCATTGAAAACCGCTGCCCTCATAAAGGCGGTGTTCTGGCTGAAGGAATGGTAAGTGGAGACCATGTCTTCTGTCCAATGCATGATTGGAAGATTGATCTTTCGTCAGGGAACGTTCAAGCACCAGATCACGGATGCGTTAAAACGTATGAAACATTGGTCGAGGGGGACGATGTCTTTATTTTATTGCCCTCATAA
- the dacB gene encoding D-alanyl-D-alanine carboxypeptidase/D-alanyl-D-alanine endopeptidase, which translates to MKRFSQLLFLQICILSILFLPFSAKDDQLTARNDSLPWMTALDEFIRTAPDLEGAISGISVRNTSDSSLLYEHQADIRLTPASNMKLLTSAIALDILGETHTFLTDIWMDGSIQKKTLHGNLYLRGTGDPTLLEEDFAALAKQVKKAGIHTIRGQLAADDTWYDDTRYSIDLPWSDEDQYYGAQISALTASPNQDYDAGTVILEVKPGKKAGQKATYDIIPKTSVPQIMNQVKTVPEGGKKKISFKRSHGTNKITLTGTIPVKASSSRQWVALWEPTTYALDLMKRALKADGIQVKGPLKTKQVPKKAKKIASHSSMPLSDLLVPMMKLSNNTHAEILLKELGKQVKSKGSFEDGLDVMYERLPAFGIDPSHAVLRDGSGISPINLVSANQFTLFLTNIQKEKWFKTYEHALPLAGASERMVGGTLRNRLKEPATLEKVCAKTGSLTTVSTLSGYIDTKSGKTVAFSILLNHLVDDEKGKEIEDHIVSILAENL; encoded by the coding sequence GTGAAGCGTTTTTCACAGCTCTTGTTTTTACAAATATGTATCCTGTCGATTTTATTTCTCCCTTTTTCAGCAAAAGATGATCAACTTACAGCTCGTAACGACTCACTGCCGTGGATGACAGCTTTAGATGAATTCATACGAACAGCACCTGATTTAGAGGGCGCGATCTCCGGCATCAGCGTCCGCAATACTTCTGACTCCTCTCTTCTTTATGAACATCAAGCCGATATTCGTCTTACTCCTGCTTCTAATATGAAACTGCTCACATCAGCCATCGCCCTTGATATACTAGGAGAAACACACACATTCCTGACAGATATCTGGATGGATGGTTCTATTCAAAAGAAAACGTTACATGGCAACCTGTATCTACGCGGTACCGGGGATCCGACTTTATTAGAAGAGGATTTTGCAGCACTTGCCAAACAAGTGAAAAAGGCCGGAATACATACCATTCGCGGACAGCTTGCGGCAGATGACACTTGGTATGATGATACGCGATATTCTATTGATTTGCCTTGGAGTGATGAGGATCAATATTACGGTGCACAAATCTCTGCTCTCACAGCTTCACCGAATCAAGATTATGATGCAGGAACCGTGATTCTCGAAGTAAAACCAGGAAAGAAAGCAGGGCAAAAAGCGACCTATGACATCATCCCGAAGACTTCTGTCCCTCAAATCATGAATCAAGTAAAAACCGTGCCAGAAGGCGGAAAAAAGAAGATTTCTTTTAAGCGCTCTCACGGCACAAACAAGATTACGTTGACTGGAACCATTCCGGTTAAAGCGAGTTCATCTAGACAATGGGTAGCGTTATGGGAGCCAACCACTTATGCGTTAGATTTAATGAAACGAGCGTTAAAGGCGGATGGGATTCAAGTAAAAGGACCGCTTAAAACAAAACAAGTTCCTAAAAAAGCCAAGAAAATTGCCAGCCATTCATCGATGCCTTTATCAGATCTGCTTGTTCCCATGATGAAACTCAGCAACAATACCCATGCAGAAATTTTGCTAAAGGAACTTGGAAAACAAGTGAAAAGCAAAGGGAGCTTTGAGGATGGACTGGATGTCATGTATGAACGGCTTCCCGCGTTTGGCATCGATCCTTCGCATGCAGTGCTGCGAGATGGGTCGGGCATATCACCTATTAACCTTGTTTCTGCCAACCAGTTCACGTTATTTTTGACAAACATTCAAAAGGAAAAATGGTTTAAGACCTATGAACATGCGCTTCCGTTAGCAGGGGCAAGTGAACGAATGGTCGGAGGGACGTTAAGGAACAGATTGAAAGAACCAGCTACACTAGAAAAAGTATGTGCAAAAACAGGTTCATTAACAACGGTTAGCACACTTTCTGGATATATTGACACGAAGAGCGGAAAGACGGTCGCCTTTTCCATTTTATTAAATCATCTTGTTGATGACGAAAAAGGGAAAGAGATAGAAGACCATATTGTCAGCATTTTAGCTGAGAATCTTTAG
- a CDS encoding BclA C-terminal domain-containing protein, whose product MTGFTANGTSTVFTVLQTGKYYITYQVNTTAALLINTCLLLNVATTVPGSVQSPVISTSFINNTVIVNLTAGSIISLQFFGAVVTAVLVGGGAAAGAALTIIRLS is encoded by the coding sequence ATTACTGGTTTTACAGCAAACGGCACAAGTACTGTTTTTACCGTTCTGCAAACTGGTAAATATTATATTACGTATCAAGTCAACACCACTGCAGCTCTTTTAATTAATACATGTTTGCTTTTAAATGTAGCAACTACTGTGCCTGGTTCTGTTCAATCACCTGTTATCTCTACTTCGTTTATCAATAATACTGTAATCGTTAATTTAACAGCTGGAAGCATCATTTCACTGCAGTTTTTTGGGGCAGTTGTCACAGCTGTTTTAGTTGGCGGGGGTGCTGCTGCAGGTGCTGCCTTGACCATCATACGGCTTAGCTAA
- a CDS encoding CatB-related O-acetyltransferase yields MFLNQRSELSSHNIGDFSYAGPDFQVLTWGEGATLNIGKFCSIANEVKIFLGGEHRTDWVTTYPFNQIFKEAAHIKGHPKSKGDVQIGHDVWIGYGATIMSGVWIGNGAVIGANSVITKDVPPYAIAAGNPQQLMKYRFSSEMIEKLQLLEWWNLEFAIIQSIFHLLQSHDIEHCINVIEDIKKKG; encoded by the coding sequence ATGTTTTTGAATCAAAGAAGTGAACTGAGCTCGCACAATATCGGTGATTTTTCTTATGCCGGACCAGATTTCCAAGTGCTGACATGGGGGGAAGGTGCGACACTAAACATTGGGAAGTTTTGTTCCATCGCAAACGAAGTGAAAATTTTCCTTGGCGGTGAACACCGGACAGATTGGGTCACAACGTATCCGTTTAATCAAATTTTCAAAGAAGCTGCCCACATCAAAGGACATCCCAAATCAAAGGGAGATGTGCAGATAGGACACGACGTATGGATTGGATATGGCGCGACGATTATGTCAGGAGTATGGATAGGGAACGGAGCAGTGATCGGAGCAAATAGTGTCATCACAAAAGATGTGCCGCCATATGCAATTGCTGCAGGAAATCCGCAGCAGCTCATGAAATATCGGTTTTCATCCGAAATGATCGAAAAACTGCAGTTATTAGAATGGTGGAATTTAGAGTTTGCAATCATCCAATCTATTTTTCACCTTTTGCAGTCTCATGATATTGAACATTGTATAAATGTAATAGAAGACATAAAAAAGAAAGGCTGA
- a CDS encoding uroporphyrinogen-III synthase → MSKGLAGKTIAICGTRKTEEMCTLVEKQGGQAVIRSLQGTVFLAKEELKPDIETFVKQGADWVIFTTGIGTETLIESAEELHLGEAFMHILSNAHIASRGYKTFAALKKRGIQPDVSDEDGTVRNLISKLEDKEFHGKRVMVQLHGENAPALIQFLHDKGADVLPLLPYQHTPPEPEAAETLLQEMKDEKVHAVCFTTAVQVHAFFTLAAKWGRKQELQELFEQHVLAVAVGKVTAEALKEEGIDRILAPSLERMGAMIMELSQYMKKQSSHS, encoded by the coding sequence TTGAGTAAAGGCTTAGCTGGAAAAACGATTGCCATTTGTGGAACGAGAAAAACAGAAGAAATGTGTACACTTGTCGAAAAGCAAGGGGGACAAGCCGTTATTCGTTCTCTTCAAGGAACCGTATTTTTAGCCAAAGAGGAGTTAAAGCCAGACATTGAAACCTTTGTGAAGCAAGGTGCGGATTGGGTGATTTTCACAACAGGCATCGGGACAGAAACATTGATTGAGAGTGCAGAAGAGCTTCATCTGGGGGAAGCATTTATGCACATTCTATCAAATGCGCATATTGCTTCAAGAGGGTATAAAACCTTTGCGGCACTCAAAAAACGCGGAATTCAGCCAGACGTATCTGATGAAGATGGAACGGTGCGTAATCTGATCTCAAAGCTTGAAGACAAGGAGTTTCATGGCAAACGCGTCATGGTGCAGCTTCACGGGGAAAACGCTCCGGCTCTCATCCAGTTTTTACATGACAAAGGGGCTGATGTTTTGCCGCTTTTACCTTATCAGCACACACCTCCTGAACCAGAGGCCGCAGAAACATTGCTTCAAGAAATGAAAGATGAAAAAGTCCATGCCGTCTGTTTTACAACCGCTGTTCAGGTTCACGCCTTTTTCACATTAGCGGCAAAATGGGGCAGAAAACAAGAACTCCAAGAGCTATTCGAGCAGCACGTACTGGCAGTGGCCGTCGGAAAAGTCACAGCTGAAGCTTTAAAAGAAGAGGGAATAGACAGAATTCTAGCTCCGTCACTTGAGAGAATGGGTGCAATGATTATGGAATTATCCCAATATATGAAAAAACAATCATCACATTCATAG
- a CDS encoding acetate uptake transporter — protein MEKQNVQAYRLSIADPTPLGLFGLAMVTLVASSQKLGITDGTSLILPWAIFLGGIAQLIASIQDSKHHNIFGATAFGAFGLFWMGVGTTWLIQAGVFGKTLAEAADPKQLGFAFIGYLIFSLFMTIGAMETHKVLFLIFVFIDFLFLGLSLSSFGVMYDVTHTIAGIAELIISLLSFYGSAAVVLNTHFGRTVLPIGQPFRIFTKA, from the coding sequence ATGGAAAAACAGAATGTTCAAGCTTATCGATTATCAATTGCAGACCCAACACCACTTGGTTTGTTTGGTTTAGCAATGGTGACGCTCGTTGCGTCCTCACAAAAACTAGGAATTACAGATGGCACTTCCCTTATTCTACCTTGGGCTATCTTCCTTGGAGGCATCGCGCAGCTGATCGCGTCCATACAAGATTCAAAGCATCATAATATTTTTGGAGCCACTGCCTTTGGCGCATTCGGTCTTTTTTGGATGGGCGTTGGAACGACTTGGCTCATTCAAGCCGGCGTTTTTGGGAAAACGCTTGCGGAAGCAGCGGATCCAAAACAACTAGGTTTTGCGTTTATCGGGTATTTAATTTTCAGCTTATTTATGACGATTGGTGCAATGGAAACACATAAAGTATTATTTTTGATTTTCGTCTTTATTGATTTCTTATTCCTTGGTCTTTCCCTAAGCTCATTTGGTGTGATGTACGATGTGACTCATACCATTGCCGGTATTGCAGAATTGATCATTTCCCTGCTTTCATTTTATGGTTCAGCAGCAGTTGTGCTCAATACTCATTTTGGCCGTACTGTGCTGCCAATTGGACAACCATTTCGTATTTTTACAAAAGCATAA
- a CDS encoding DedA family protein produces the protein MGTLFNEILTWLTSLGYVGVALGLMIEIIPSEIVLAYGGYMVSTGTIGFVGAVIAGVIGGTLAQCFIYWIGLYGGRPFLTKYGKYLFIHEHHIATAERWFDRYGTGVVFTARFIPVVRHAISIPAGIAKMPFLKFVLLTGLAAIPWSILFIYLGMQLGTKWDHIQSVAHAYTTPIMAIAIVLIVLYFVLKKIRTNRKRTI, from the coding sequence ATGGGAACCTTGTTCAATGAAATTTTAACCTGGCTGACAAGCCTTGGTTATGTAGGTGTAGCACTAGGTCTGATGATTGAAATCATTCCGAGCGAAATTGTTCTTGCTTATGGCGGATATATGGTGTCAACAGGAACAATCGGTTTTGTTGGAGCTGTTATCGCTGGCGTCATCGGAGGTACGCTCGCACAGTGTTTTATATACTGGATCGGCCTTTATGGCGGAAGACCTTTTTTAACAAAGTACGGAAAATACTTATTCATCCATGAACACCATATCGCAACTGCAGAGCGCTGGTTTGACCGATATGGAACCGGTGTGGTGTTTACAGCGCGCTTTATTCCTGTTGTCCGCCACGCCATCTCCATTCCAGCAGGTATTGCCAAAATGCCTTTTTTGAAATTTGTCCTCTTGACAGGATTAGCTGCCATCCCTTGGTCGATCTTATTTATCTATCTCGGTATGCAGCTTGGGACAAAGTGGGATCACATTCAAAGTGTTGCTCACGCTTATACAACCCCTATTATGGCCATTGCGATCGTCCTGATCGTTCTCTATTTTGTCCTCAAAAAAATTCGTACGAACCGAAAACGGACAATCTAA
- a CDS encoding DUF421 domain-containing protein, producing MLYVNAARKEGISVPFFSILIELFIGFFALFFITKLLGKTQFAQITPFDFISALILGEMVGNAIFDPEVKIQHILFAVAVWGVLIYTVEWFSQRFKGIRAFLEGRPTLVIDKGNIHYNRLKKNMLDLNQLQTLIRAKGHFALHEIEYAILETDGSVSVLPKMKYATATAEDVNVKGKEVKLPRTFIIDGEILKDDLQEAGFDETWLSEQLKKQHISSHRDVLFCEWIENEGIYAMKYEKSKKHPQQN from the coding sequence ATGCTGTATGTAAATGCAGCAAGAAAGGAAGGAATTTCTGTGCCGTTTTTTAGTATTTTGATTGAACTATTTATCGGGTTTTTCGCCTTATTTTTTATTACAAAATTATTAGGGAAAACACAGTTTGCACAAATCACGCCGTTTGATTTTATTTCTGCACTGATTTTAGGCGAAATGGTCGGAAACGCCATTTTTGACCCAGAAGTCAAGATTCAGCACATTTTGTTTGCTGTTGCGGTATGGGGCGTTCTCATCTATACAGTTGAATGGTTTTCACAACGCTTTAAAGGTATTCGAGCCTTTTTAGAAGGAAGACCTACGCTTGTCATTGATAAAGGGAACATTCACTACAATCGTTTGAAGAAAAATATGCTTGATCTCAATCAGCTGCAGACACTGATTCGCGCGAAAGGTCATTTTGCCTTGCATGAAATAGAATATGCCATTTTGGAAACAGACGGCTCTGTCAGTGTTCTTCCGAAAATGAAATACGCAACTGCCACAGCAGAAGATGTGAACGTGAAGGGAAAAGAAGTCAAATTGCCTAGAACATTTATTATTGATGGCGAAATTTTAAAAGATGACCTACAAGAAGCTGGCTTTGACGAAACATGGCTGAGTGAGCAATTAAAAAAGCAGCACATTTCTTCTCATCGAGATGTTCTATTTTGTGAATGGATTGAAAATGAAGGGATTTATGCGATGAAATATGAAAAGTCTAAAAAACATCCACAACAAAATTAA
- a CDS encoding LLM class flavin-dependent oxidoreductase, with protein MSQSVLQRTAYSVLNLSSVTEGGTIKESFEHSMDLAKKAEKWGYHRYWLAEHHNMEGVASSATSVLIGYIAGGTEKIRVGSGGIMLPNHSSLVIAEQFGTLETLYPGRIDLGLGRAPGTDQLTARALRRNLHNGEDFPEQLEELRQYFKPTGQVKKHVRAVPGEGLDIPIWLLGSSGFSARLAGELGLPFAFAAHFSPKNTIPALELYRQSFRPSDVLKEPYAMVGVTVFAADQTERAEYLATSHYQRFLSLIRNTPGKLKAPVDSMDGLWSPYEKAMVDEQLSSTMIGDKEKVKKELEAFVEATQADEVMINSDMFDHQERMRSYEIIGEIFQEAQEK; from the coding sequence ATGAGTCAATCAGTTTTACAGCGCACAGCTTATTCCGTTTTAAATTTATCCTCTGTGACAGAAGGCGGCACCATTAAGGAATCTTTTGAACATAGTATGGATTTAGCAAAAAAGGCGGAGAAGTGGGGTTATCATAGATACTGGCTGGCAGAACACCATAATATGGAAGGTGTTGCGAGCTCTGCAACGTCCGTTTTAATTGGATATATTGCTGGGGGAACCGAAAAAATTCGAGTAGGATCTGGCGGGATTATGCTGCCAAACCACTCTTCACTTGTCATTGCTGAACAATTTGGGACACTTGAGACATTATATCCGGGGAGAATTGATTTAGGTCTTGGCAGAGCACCGGGAACGGATCAGTTAACGGCAAGAGCTCTCAGACGTAACCTTCATAACGGAGAAGATTTCCCGGAGCAGCTTGAAGAACTTCGGCAATATTTCAAACCAACAGGTCAGGTTAAAAAACATGTAAGAGCCGTTCCAGGAGAGGGTCTAGACATTCCGATTTGGCTGCTTGGTTCAAGCGGTTTTAGCGCAAGACTTGCAGGAGAGCTTGGATTGCCATTTGCCTTTGCGGCACATTTCTCACCTAAAAATACAATTCCTGCTTTAGAGTTGTATAGACAGTCATTTAGACCTTCTGATGTGTTAAAAGAGCCTTATGCCATGGTGGGTGTGACAGTTTTTGCTGCAGATCAAACAGAGCGAGCTGAATATTTGGCGACCTCTCATTATCAGCGGTTTTTGAGTCTCATTCGAAATACTCCAGGAAAACTCAAAGCGCCTGTCGACAGTATGGACGGCCTTTGGAGTCCGTATGAAAAAGCGATGGTGGATGAACAATTAAGTTCGACAATGATCGGGGATAAAGAAAAAGTGAAAAAAGAATTGGAAGCCTTTGTTGAAGCCACTCAAGCAGACGAAGTGATGATTAATTCGGATATGTTTGACCATCAAGAAAGAATGCGATCATATGAAATCATTGGCGAGATCTTCCAAGAAGCACAAGAAAAATAA
- a CDS encoding excisionase family DNA-binding protein, translated as MYLTIAETAEYLEVAEAYIEKLIQQKKIRYVFDGESYLIYQGQFQTHMKQLEQYKELVQEILNEPIPEDPDVKDED; from the coding sequence ATGTATTTAACAATCGCAGAAACAGCTGAATACTTAGAAGTAGCTGAAGCGTATATTGAGAAATTAATCCAGCAAAAAAAGATCCGCTATGTATTTGACGGCGAATCCTATCTGATTTATCAAGGACAGTTTCAAACGCATATGAAGCAGCTTGAACAATACAAAGAGCTCGTCCAAGAGATTTTAAATGAACCGATTCCTGAAGATCCAGATGTAAAGGACGAAGATTAG